One Streptomyces sp. P9-A2 DNA window includes the following coding sequences:
- a CDS encoding 4-hydroxybenzoate 3-monooxygenase, which translates to MSSSRVHSRTQIGIVGAGPAGLMLSHLLARAEIDSVAVDLRSRREIEETHRAGILEQDSVDLLAGTGVGDRVHRDGHRHDGIELAFKGGAHRIDFQGLVGASTQLYPQTDVFIDLADARERDGGDVRFGVTGVSVDGLTSDTPAMRFTDADGTAHEIRADFLVGADGSRSLCRREVPQARRTQYFREYPFAWFGILAEAPPSAPELIYNHSPRGFALISRRTETVQRMYFQCDPAEDAAAWSDDRIWEELQSRVGANGHTLKEGPITSRTVLPFRSFVQEPMHHGRLVLAGDAAHTVPPTGAKGLNLALADVRVLAEELERAVASGDTAPLGTYSERALGRVWKAQHFSYWMTTMLHTLPEATPFDIRRQEGELAAVTGSTAGSTYLAEAYTGWPEGR; encoded by the coding sequence ATGTCATCCTCGCGCGTCCACAGTCGTACGCAGATCGGCATCGTCGGTGCCGGCCCCGCCGGGCTCATGCTCTCCCATCTGCTCGCCCGTGCCGAGATCGACTCCGTAGCGGTCGATCTGCGCAGCCGCCGCGAGATCGAGGAGACCCACCGCGCCGGGATCCTCGAGCAGGACTCGGTCGACCTGCTGGCCGGCACCGGCGTCGGTGACCGGGTGCACCGCGACGGCCACCGCCACGACGGGATAGAACTGGCCTTCAAAGGAGGCGCCCACCGGATCGACTTCCAGGGCCTGGTCGGCGCCTCGACCCAGCTCTACCCCCAGACGGACGTCTTCATCGACCTCGCCGACGCCCGCGAGCGCGACGGCGGCGACGTCCGGTTCGGCGTCACCGGGGTGTCGGTGGACGGCCTCACCTCCGACACCCCGGCCATGCGGTTCACCGACGCCGACGGCACCGCCCACGAGATACGTGCGGACTTCCTGGTGGGCGCCGACGGGTCACGCAGCCTGTGCCGTCGCGAGGTGCCACAGGCCCGGCGCACGCAGTACTTCCGCGAGTATCCGTTCGCCTGGTTCGGCATCCTCGCCGAGGCGCCGCCCAGTGCTCCGGAGCTGATCTACAACCACTCGCCGCGCGGCTTCGCGCTGATCAGCCGGCGCACCGAGACCGTCCAGCGGATGTACTTCCAGTGCGACCCCGCCGAGGACGCCGCCGCCTGGTCCGACGACCGGATCTGGGAGGAACTGCAGTCCCGTGTGGGAGCCAACGGGCACACCCTCAAGGAGGGGCCGATCACCTCGAGGACGGTGCTTCCGTTCCGCAGCTTCGTCCAGGAGCCGATGCACCACGGGCGGCTGGTGCTGGCCGGCGATGCCGCGCACACGGTGCCGCCGACCGGCGCCAAGGGTCTCAACCTGGCGCTCGCCGATGTGCGGGTCCTGGCCGAGGAACTCGAGCGAGCGGTCGCGAGCGGTGACACCGCCCCACTGGGGACCTACAGCGAACGGGCGCTCGGCCGGGTCTGGAAGGCCCAGCACTTCTCGTACTGGATGACCACCATGCTGCACACCCTGCCGGAAGCCACCCCCTTCGACATACGGCGCCAGGAGGGCGAGCTGGCCGCGGTGACCGGCTCGACCGCGGGCTCGACCTACCTCGCCGAGGCCTACACGGGCTGGCCGGAAGGGCGATGA
- a CDS encoding dihydrofolate reductase family protein, translating into MKLTLTQFLTLDGVYQGPGSPDEDTGDGFTRGGWFVPYLDGAFEQLAATWLGRADALLLGRRTYVNFARDWPKMTDPPFGPLMNGLPKYVASHTLTEADWNPSTILAGDVPAQVADLKRRPGRELQLHGSARLSQSLLAAGLIDELRLVIAPVLVGTGRRLFPAGTAPTGLRLVRHETTPRGLAVHTYETTGPPEYGTYGADT; encoded by the coding sequence ATGAAGCTGACGCTGACGCAGTTCCTGACGCTGGACGGCGTCTACCAGGGCCCGGGGTCACCGGACGAGGACACCGGCGACGGATTCACCCGGGGCGGCTGGTTCGTGCCGTACCTGGACGGGGCCTTCGAACAGCTGGCCGCCACCTGGCTCGGCAGGGCGGACGCCCTGCTGCTGGGTCGCCGTACGTACGTGAACTTCGCGCGGGACTGGCCGAAGATGACCGACCCGCCCTTCGGCCCCCTCATGAACGGTCTGCCGAAGTACGTGGCCTCCCACACCCTGACCGAGGCCGACTGGAACCCGAGCACTATCCTTGCCGGCGACGTCCCCGCGCAGGTCGCCGACCTGAAGCGGCGGCCGGGCCGTGAGCTGCAGCTCCACGGCAGCGCCCGGCTGTCCCAGTCCCTGCTGGCCGCCGGCCTGATCGACGAACTGCGCCTGGTGATCGCCCCCGTGCTGGTCGGCACCGGCCGCCGTCTCTTCCCGGCCGGCACCGCCCCGACCGGCCTGCGCCTCGTCCGACACGAGACGACACCACGCGGCCTGGCGGTCCACACCTACGAAACAACGGGACCACCCGAGTACGGGACGTACGGCGCCGACACGTAG
- a CDS encoding glucose/sorbosone family PQQ-dependent dehydrogenase codes for MHHILRGPVTTALVLALGASLSGAAVTGGDPAANGNTDAATPPSHTTAPPVSPASGTFTKRVVATGLNDPYEIVRAPDGALWVTEKTGKKVTRVDPKTGVKTTLLSLPEAVHSEGGQDGVLGLALEEHESGALYAYVAYSYDIDSTPGVQARTKIERYTYDAGRQRLHSPKAVIAGMPSGNDHQSARLRLGPDGKLYYTIGDQGVNQFGSTCRPSYTMRLPTAHEVEGLDWIAYQGKTLRLDTDGSIPSDNPVLDGVRSHVYTYGHRNAQGLAFGPDGTLYSNEQGPKTDDEINILTKGTNYGWPNVSGYRDDKAYVYANWSASWPTPCDELTFSNFEIPATVPVQEESDFARPFMDPIHTFGTVGSDFRFQNPTCAQGEMWSVCWPTIAPSSFEHYGTSRKSAGATGEGLPGWNDSLVMTTLKDGTVYRVDLTPDGRDVSNVTKLITEENRFRDTEFSADGRSLFAATDSAGPVRDQRGAPSTDPLENPGAIIEYRWES; via the coding sequence ATGCACCACATACTGCGCGGGCCGGTGACGACTGCGCTCGTCCTGGCCCTCGGCGCATCTCTGTCCGGCGCCGCTGTCACGGGCGGAGACCCCGCCGCGAACGGGAACACGGACGCCGCGACCCCTCCGTCCCACACCACCGCGCCGCCTGTGTCACCCGCCTCGGGGACGTTCACCAAGCGGGTCGTGGCCACCGGGCTGAACGACCCCTACGAGATCGTCCGGGCCCCCGACGGAGCCCTGTGGGTCACCGAGAAGACCGGCAAGAAGGTCACCCGCGTCGACCCGAAGACCGGCGTCAAGACCACCCTGCTCAGCCTGCCGGAGGCCGTTCACAGCGAGGGCGGGCAGGACGGCGTGCTCGGCCTCGCCCTGGAGGAGCACGAGTCCGGCGCGCTGTACGCGTACGTCGCCTACAGCTACGACATCGACTCCACCCCGGGCGTGCAGGCCCGCACGAAGATCGAGCGCTACACCTACGACGCCGGCCGGCAGCGGCTGCACAGCCCGAAGGCCGTCATCGCCGGCATGCCGTCCGGCAACGACCACCAGTCGGCGCGGCTGCGCCTGGGACCGGACGGCAAGCTGTACTACACCATCGGTGACCAGGGCGTGAACCAGTTCGGCAGCACCTGCAGGCCCAGCTACACCATGCGGCTGCCCACCGCCCACGAGGTCGAGGGTCTGGACTGGATCGCCTACCAGGGCAAGACCCTGCGGCTGGACACCGACGGCTCCATCCCCTCGGACAACCCGGTCCTCGACGGCGTGCGCAGCCACGTCTACACCTACGGGCACCGCAACGCGCAGGGCCTGGCCTTCGGCCCCGACGGCACGCTCTACTCGAACGAGCAGGGCCCGAAGACCGACGACGAGATCAACATCCTGACCAAGGGCACCAACTACGGCTGGCCGAACGTCTCGGGGTACCGCGACGACAAGGCCTACGTCTACGCCAACTGGTCCGCCTCCTGGCCGACGCCGTGCGACGAGCTGACCTTCAGCAACTTCGAGATCCCCGCGACGGTCCCCGTGCAGGAGGAGAGCGACTTCGCCCGGCCCTTCATGGACCCGATCCACACCTTCGGCACCGTGGGCTCGGACTTCCGGTTCCAGAACCCCACATGCGCCCAGGGCGAGATGTGGTCGGTGTGCTGGCCCACCATCGCGCCCTCCAGCTTCGAGCACTACGGGACATCCAGGAAGTCCGCCGGGGCCACCGGAGAGGGCCTCCCCGGCTGGAACGACTCCCTGGTGATGACCACCCTCAAGGACGGCACCGTCTACCGCGTCGACCTCACGCCGGACGGCCGGGACGTCAGCAACGTCACCAAGCTCATCACGGAGGAGAACCGCTTCCGTGACACGGAGTTCAGCGCCGACGGCAGGTCCCTCTTCGCCGCGACCGACTCCGCGGGCCCCGTCCGCGACCAGCGGGGCGCTCCGTCGACCGACCCGCTGGAGAACCCGGGCGCGATCATCGAGTACCGCTGGGAGAGCTGA
- a CDS encoding SDR family NAD(P)-dependent oxidoreductase: MELDGRIAVVTGAASGMGLAAVKALAGAGATVYGMDLRQENLDRAFDGLERVRGHAADVSDSAAVNRVFDRVREDHGRLHILVNAAGVATPNKEKQAWVDGINHRMTESSKTGETYHPEFLGGISDEDFDRVVAINLNGTFYAIRAAVPLLKESGSGSIINFASVAGLIGLPMPAYYPASKAAVVGLTKAVAAELAPFDIRVNALAPAGIRTPMLTASGDDHVQALLSLQPLKRLAEPDEIGRTVLFLASDAAGHYTGQTLAPSGGALML; encoded by the coding sequence ATGGAACTCGACGGCAGGATCGCGGTCGTGACCGGTGCGGCATCGGGCATGGGCCTGGCCGCCGTGAAGGCCCTGGCGGGAGCCGGCGCCACGGTCTACGGAATGGATCTGAGGCAGGAGAATCTCGACCGCGCCTTCGACGGCCTGGAGCGGGTTCGGGGCCATGCCGCGGACGTGTCCGACTCCGCCGCGGTGAACCGGGTCTTCGACCGGGTCCGGGAGGACCACGGCCGGCTGCACATCCTCGTGAACGCCGCCGGTGTCGCCACGCCGAACAAGGAGAAGCAGGCGTGGGTGGACGGGATCAACCACCGGATGACCGAGTCCTCCAAGACCGGTGAGACCTACCACCCGGAGTTCCTGGGCGGCATCTCCGACGAGGACTTCGACCGGGTCGTCGCGATCAACCTCAACGGCACCTTCTACGCGATCCGTGCCGCCGTGCCGCTGCTGAAGGAGAGCGGCAGCGGTTCGATCATCAACTTCGCCTCCGTGGCAGGGCTCATCGGTCTGCCGATGCCCGCCTACTACCCGGCGTCCAAGGCCGCGGTCGTGGGCCTCACCAAGGCGGTCGCGGCCGAACTCGCCCCGTTCGACATCCGGGTCAACGCCCTGGCCCCGGCCGGCATCAGGACCCCCATGCTCACGGCGTCCGGCGACGACCACGTCCAGGCGCTGCTCTCCCTCCAGCCGCTGAAGCGGCTGGCGGAGCCCGACGAGATCGGCCGCACGGTTCTCTTCCTCGCCTCGGACGCGGCGGGGCACTACACCGGCCAGACGCTGGCGCCCTCCGGCGGCGCCCTCATGCTCTGA
- a CDS encoding TetR/AcrR family transcriptional regulator: MAANRTAKSIATRQRFVDEALRLFKERGYGSTSMAQIAAAAGSSRANLYLYFNSKSQIIRARMTEIEAEVAELYEVLDGMPGHTPEALREWLGTARGMWLRYATEFEAVDQAMAIDQEVLEEWLGLIQRVSSAHAALHLDGGTEDERTEREVHMATLMMSLERNFYFLYIRGHKEREELILTSLARQWAQLFDD, translated from the coding sequence ATGGCAGCCAACCGCACGGCCAAGAGCATTGCCACGCGTCAGCGTTTCGTCGACGAGGCTCTGCGCCTCTTCAAGGAACGGGGCTACGGGAGCACGTCCATGGCCCAGATCGCGGCCGCGGCCGGCAGCAGCCGGGCCAACCTGTACCTGTACTTCAACAGCAAGTCCCAGATCATCAGGGCCCGCATGACCGAGATCGAGGCCGAGGTCGCCGAGCTCTACGAAGTGCTGGACGGGATGCCGGGGCACACCCCCGAGGCCCTGCGGGAGTGGCTGGGGACCGCCCGCGGGATGTGGCTGCGCTACGCCACGGAGTTCGAGGCCGTCGACCAGGCCATGGCCATCGACCAAGAGGTGCTCGAGGAGTGGCTGGGCCTGATCCAGCGTGTCTCGTCGGCCCACGCCGCGCTCCATCTCGACGGTGGGACGGAGGATGAGCGGACGGAACGCGAAGTGCACATGGCCACGCTCATGATGAGCCTGGAGCGCAACTTCTACTTCCTGTACATCCGCGGCCACAAGGAGCGGGAGGAACTGATCCTCACCTCGCTGGCCCGGCAATGGGCCCAGCTGTTCGACGACTGA
- a CDS encoding serine hydrolase domain-containing protein: protein MQHTEAPEPTVALTGTPGVERRLLEVLDHTIRADIADGAYHGANIIVARHGRVALRGTYGLADVDTGRPTRRDDVYRILSMSKGFTNALVFRALSEGRLMLSTRVVDLIPEFFGTEPFRAARKDRINLAHLLTHRAGMPATPNPGLGPEGFAVLADVIEALAGVDVVHEPGTNLNYSAAINHALMGEMARRAYGADSFRELMREKVFDPVGMAHTRFGMPEKWRDQGVPLKVIVANDSWLKPEDIECLNDVIDREDAEMPWVGAVSTIDDVFAFTEMLRNKGRTASGEQLIGESVLDFAVTNQTGDQINDLYGMVAAARKWDLPPGNMGLGMALAGTGTHARFFGPFVSPGTFGSYGAGSSLLWVDPASGMSFCFLSSGVMDEGDNVARFQKLSSIAASAATSV, encoded by the coding sequence GTGCAGCACACCGAGGCCCCTGAACCCACTGTCGCCCTCACCGGGACGCCCGGCGTCGAACGCCGCCTCCTCGAGGTCCTGGACCACACCATCCGCGCGGACATCGCGGACGGCGCCTACCACGGGGCGAACATCATCGTGGCCCGCCACGGCCGGGTCGCCCTGCGGGGCACCTACGGTCTGGCCGATGTCGACACCGGCCGCCCGACCCGGCGCGACGACGTCTACCGCATCCTGTCCATGTCCAAGGGCTTCACCAACGCTCTGGTCTTCCGGGCGCTCAGCGAGGGCAGGCTGATGCTCTCCACGCGTGTCGTCGACCTCATTCCCGAGTTCTTCGGCACCGAGCCGTTCCGTGCGGCGCGCAAGGACCGGATCAACCTCGCCCATCTGCTCACGCACCGGGCCGGCATGCCCGCCACGCCCAACCCGGGCCTGGGCCCTGAGGGCTTCGCCGTGCTCGCCGATGTCATCGAGGCACTGGCCGGCGTCGACGTCGTGCACGAGCCGGGCACGAACCTGAACTACTCGGCGGCCATCAACCACGCGCTCATGGGCGAGATGGCCCGGCGCGCCTACGGTGCCGACTCGTTCCGGGAGCTCATGCGGGAGAAGGTCTTCGACCCCGTCGGCATGGCACACACCCGGTTCGGGATGCCCGAGAAATGGCGTGACCAGGGCGTGCCGCTGAAGGTCATCGTCGCCAACGACTCCTGGCTCAAGCCCGAGGACATCGAGTGCCTCAACGACGTCATCGACCGCGAGGACGCCGAGATGCCGTGGGTCGGCGCGGTGTCCACCATCGACGACGTCTTCGCGTTCACCGAAATGCTGCGCAACAAGGGGCGCACCGCTTCCGGGGAGCAGCTCATCGGGGAGTCGGTGCTGGACTTCGCCGTGACCAACCAGACCGGCGACCAGATCAACGACCTGTACGGGATGGTCGCCGCCGCCCGCAAGTGGGACCTCCCGCCGGGGAACATGGGCCTGGGCATGGCCCTTGCCGGCACGGGGACGCACGCGCGTTTCTTCGGCCCCTTCGTCTCCCCGGGCACCTTCGGCTCGTACGGGGCCGGTTCCTCCCTGCTGTGGGTGGACCCCGCCTCGGGCATGTCCTTCTGTTTCCTCTCCTCCGGGGTGATGGACGAGGGGGACAACGTCGCCCGGTTCCAGAAGCTCTCGTCGATCGCCGCCTCCGCGGCAACCAGCGTCTGA
- a CDS encoding ASCH domain-containing protein, whose translation MRALELGTPDGLRDELNSLVLAGRKTATTGLLAEYVEETEGLEFVGERLALLDDDGRAVATIEITGVDLTSFAEVTWEHAAAEGEGDASLEDWRAGHRRFWEREGTPVEDGTPLVCLTFRVVRAA comes from the coding sequence ATGCGCGCACTGGAACTCGGCACCCCGGACGGACTGCGTGATGAGCTGAACTCTCTCGTTCTGGCCGGACGGAAGACCGCCACGACCGGCCTGCTGGCCGAGTACGTCGAGGAGACCGAGGGGCTGGAGTTCGTCGGTGAGCGGCTGGCCCTGCTGGACGACGACGGCCGTGCCGTCGCCACGATCGAGATCACCGGTGTGGATCTGACGTCCTTCGCGGAGGTCACATGGGAGCACGCCGCCGCCGAGGGCGAGGGCGACGCTTCCCTCGAGGACTGGCGGGCCGGCCATCGCCGCTTCTGGGAGCGCGAGGGCACCCCGGTGGAGGACGGCACTCCCCTCGTGTGCCTGACCTTCCGGGTGGTGCGGGCCGCCTGA
- a CDS encoding cytochrome P450: MTSLQEEARPVGRCPVAHGFDAMGDDYYRDPAGHLATVRDTSPVFWYPHLNAWIVTRRDDCLTVLSDWRTYSSAANSAADVPEKHHGIYPPDLVSKMIVGQDPPGHTDARSVAQRGFVKERMDRLQPEIEARAHRIIDRFENRGSANLLEEYSLELTTQTIMALLGLGYEHEAMLRQLRDDLFAVLSSAHEPLPEPGRSEVWDRFVEANLTLRAIVDERRDSDADDIISVMASARAKDGSYALPTPQIALHVSEFAAAGTDTTAQAMTNAVIFLSQNPQALQDALAEPELWPRVFEETVRRRPSSTFTSRRVTRDVELSGVKISAGDMVWVALASANTDPLHVDRPFEFDIHRPDPEDHLAFTAGRHTCLGNPLARVQGATGLRVLFERLPSLRPDDTDELDFLRMALLPVRRSLHVHWDVADVERSRTRTVRTLDLEVMERTEASDGVVALTLSHPDGGDLPPWKAGAHIDVHVPRGDSGDNGEDEPWVRQYSLASDPEDRTTYRIGVLREEAGRGGSAAVHDALTAGSRVTVSWPRNNFRLLPSPRYLFVAGGIGITPVLPMIREAERAGAEWDLVYGGRTRTSMAFCDELAAHGGRVTLVPQDRDGLIDLAGLLGEVRDDTLVYACGPEPLLRAVEENTAHWPKNSLRMERFAPKPVERTLPDTPFQVEFAESGTVVEVGADETILQAAEKAGLPTVSSCKTGTCGTCETRIVSGRADHRDSILTASEQETNETMLICVSRAEAGCPRLVLGG, translated from the coding sequence ATGACGTCACTGCAGGAAGAGGCCCGCCCGGTGGGCCGCTGCCCCGTCGCCCACGGTTTCGACGCGATGGGCGACGACTACTACCGCGACCCGGCCGGTCACCTGGCCACGGTCCGGGACACCTCGCCGGTGTTCTGGTACCCGCACCTCAACGCGTGGATCGTGACGCGGCGGGACGACTGTCTCACCGTTCTCTCGGACTGGCGGACCTACTCCTCGGCAGCGAACTCGGCCGCGGACGTGCCGGAGAAGCACCACGGGATCTACCCGCCGGATCTCGTGTCGAAGATGATCGTGGGGCAGGACCCGCCCGGCCACACGGATGCTCGTTCCGTGGCCCAGCGGGGCTTCGTCAAGGAGCGCATGGACCGGCTGCAGCCGGAGATCGAGGCCAGGGCGCACCGCATCATCGACCGGTTCGAGAACCGGGGTTCGGCGAATCTGCTCGAGGAGTACTCGCTGGAGCTGACGACCCAGACGATCATGGCGCTGCTGGGTCTCGGCTACGAGCACGAGGCGATGCTGCGGCAGTTGCGCGACGACCTGTTCGCCGTGCTGTCGTCCGCGCACGAGCCGCTGCCCGAGCCGGGGCGCAGTGAGGTGTGGGACCGCTTCGTCGAGGCCAACCTGACGCTGCGTGCCATCGTGGACGAACGACGCGACTCCGACGCGGACGACATCATCTCCGTGATGGCGTCGGCCAGGGCGAAGGACGGCTCGTACGCGCTGCCCACGCCGCAGATCGCCCTGCATGTCTCCGAGTTCGCCGCGGCCGGCACGGACACCACCGCCCAGGCGATGACCAACGCGGTGATCTTCCTTTCCCAGAACCCCCAGGCGTTGCAGGACGCGCTCGCCGAACCGGAGCTGTGGCCCCGGGTCTTCGAGGAGACGGTGCGGCGCCGCCCGTCCTCGACGTTCACCTCCCGCCGGGTGACACGCGACGTGGAGCTGTCGGGCGTGAAGATCTCGGCCGGTGACATGGTGTGGGTCGCGCTGGCCTCGGCCAACACCGACCCCCTGCACGTCGACCGTCCCTTCGAGTTCGACATCCACCGCCCCGACCCCGAGGATCACCTGGCCTTCACCGCCGGACGGCACACCTGCCTGGGCAATCCGCTCGCCCGGGTCCAGGGGGCGACAGGGCTGCGGGTGCTCTTCGAACGGCTGCCGTCGCTGCGTCCCGACGACACCGACGAGCTGGACTTCCTGCGCATGGCCCTGCTCCCGGTACGCCGTTCGCTGCACGTGCACTGGGACGTCGCGGACGTCGAGCGGTCCCGGACGCGCACCGTGCGCACGCTCGACCTGGAGGTGATGGAACGCACCGAGGCGTCGGACGGCGTCGTCGCCCTGACCCTGAGCCACCCGGACGGCGGGGACCTGCCGCCGTGGAAGGCCGGCGCCCACATCGACGTCCATGTACCCCGGGGGGACAGTGGGGACAACGGGGAGGACGAGCCGTGGGTGCGCCAGTACTCGCTGGCCTCCGACCCCGAGGACCGCACCACGTACCGCATCGGTGTGCTGCGGGAGGAGGCCGGCCGGGGCGGGTCGGCGGCGGTGCACGACGCGCTGACCGCCGGGTCCCGGGTCACCGTGTCCTGGCCGCGCAACAACTTCCGGCTCCTGCCCTCGCCCCGCTATCTCTTCGTCGCCGGGGGCATCGGCATCACCCCGGTCCTGCCCATGATCAGGGAGGCCGAGCGTGCCGGGGCCGAGTGGGACCTCGTCTACGGCGGGCGCACCCGCACGTCGATGGCCTTCTGCGACGAGCTGGCCGCCCACGGCGGCCGGGTCACGCTGGTCCCGCAGGACCGGGACGGGCTGATCGACCTGGCCGGTCTGCTCGGTGAGGTGCGTGACGACACGCTCGTCTACGCGTGCGGGCCCGAGCCCCTGTTGCGCGCCGTCGAGGAGAACACCGCCCACTGGCCGAAGAACTCCCTGCGCATGGAGCGGTTCGCTCCCAAGCCCGTGGAACGCACCCTTCCCGACACTCCGTTCCAGGTGGAGTTCGCGGAGTCGGGGACGGTCGTCGAGGTCGGCGCGGACGAGACGATCCTTCAGGCCGCGGAGAAGGCCGGGCTGCCGACGGTGTCCTCGTGCAAGACCGGGACGTGCGGCACCTGCGAGACGCGCATCGTCTCCGGCCGCGCCGACCACCGGGACTCGATCCTCACCGCGTCGGAACAGGAGACCAACGAGACCATGCTGATCTGCGTGTCCCGGGCCGAGGCCGGGTGCCCGCGGCTGGTGCTCGGCGGCTGA